One Niabella beijingensis DNA window includes the following coding sequences:
- a CDS encoding ROK family protein, giving the protein MNTTVNLVLAVDIGGTHITAALLDLTTRKVLPESIVRAAVDAAAPTETIIAIWSGCMRNAMRDAAVAKICLALPGPFDYANGISRMNAQGKYDALYLQNVRQLLAAALQRDPSLFYMENDAASFLQGELFAGAVSEGFGNVIGLTLGTGLGTAIFNNGRAKSGDLWAFPFQEGIAEDYLSTRWFVHHYHQLTGKTVKGAREIAAVAATEAPAQEVFNIFGHHLGLFLNHFIEQQQAEAVVMGGNITKAYELFGSATEDIVKKKFPGVALKKTALGELAALYGAAGSWQQQYLYHFNDPA; this is encoded by the coding sequence ATGAATACAACGGTAAACCTGGTACTGGCTGTTGACATCGGCGGCACACACATTACCGCCGCATTGCTGGACCTGACCACCCGCAAAGTGCTTCCTGAAAGTATTGTACGGGCAGCCGTCGACGCCGCTGCCCCAACGGAAACGATCATCGCCATCTGGAGCGGTTGTATGCGTAATGCGATGCGGGATGCAGCGGTTGCAAAGATCTGCCTGGCCCTGCCCGGTCCCTTTGATTATGCCAACGGCATCAGCCGGATGAATGCCCAGGGCAAGTACGATGCCCTGTATCTGCAAAATGTCCGGCAATTGCTAGCTGCAGCATTGCAGCGGGATCCATCCCTGTTCTATATGGAGAACGATGCTGCCTCCTTTTTGCAGGGAGAACTATTTGCCGGCGCGGTAAGTGAAGGCTTCGGCAATGTGATCGGACTTACATTAGGCACGGGCCTGGGTACGGCTATTTTCAATAACGGGCGGGCAAAGAGTGGTGACCTGTGGGCCTTTCCGTTTCAGGAAGGTATTGCAGAAGATTATTTATCCACCCGTTGGTTCGTGCACCACTATCATCAATTAACCGGAAAAACCGTAAAAGGCGCCAGAGAGATCGCAGCTGTGGCTGCAACAGAGGCCCCTGCGCAGGAGGTATTTAACATCTTTGGACACCACCTGGGTCTTTTTCTGAACCATTTTATTGAACAGCAGCAGGCCGAAGCTGTAGTGATGGGCGGTAATATTACAAAGGCATATGAACTGTTTGGCTCAGCTACAGAAGATATAGTGAAGAAAAAATTTCCCGGCGTGGCATTAAAAAAAACAGCGCTGGGAGAGCTGGCTGCATTATACGGCGCCGCAGGTAGCTGGCAGCAACAATACCTTTACCATTTTAATGATCCTGCATGA
- a CDS encoding class I mannose-6-phosphate isomerase, protein MMQKEVETDEQQSFRESLQPLMPRQNNSNEPLAENYSIYPFHSLGTGQIFEGYTTLAEWILTNRRVIIDGYSGVLWEQVHTSLNEAFLKAGVSVQWIFTSDYLKPEETIRRLVQPFLGEDNAVWGTRCTHKLADFFELEQLQRAGENPDAACTIIIGTGAALCGWEAPLIYLDVPKNEIQYRMRAGSVNNLGAEELVAPARMYKRFYFVDWVVLNAHKKAIYNNITILGDTQWNDTLNWAFGTVIRKALEQLTRSVFRVRPWFEPGAWGGQWMKDRIPGLNKKAVNYAWSFELIVPENGIVFESSGLLLELSFDFIMFHDAAAVLGRHADFFGDEFPIRFDFLDTWDGGNLSIQCHPSLPYIRQHFGEWITQDETYYILDCKDDAKVYLGFQEGVDPEQFRAVLENSQENKEVVAVEEFVQAHKAHKHDLFLIPNGTVHSSGANNLVLEISSTPYIFTFKMYDWLRLDLNGEPRAINIGHAFNNLRFNYQGDYVKESLISHPALIKSGSDWETYHLPTHPHHFYDVHRVEFDSTIAFTTANSCNILMLVEGTSVTVTVAGEDHVYYYAETFVIPAAATSYSLRNNGATRAKLVRVFIKTSIDHLKE, encoded by the coding sequence ATGATGCAGAAGGAGGTGGAGACTGACGAGCAGCAATCTTTTAGAGAAAGCCTTCAGCCGCTGATGCCCCGGCAAAATAACAGCAACGAACCACTGGCAGAAAATTATTCGATCTATCCGTTCCACTCCCTTGGGACCGGCCAGATCTTTGAAGGATATACCACCCTGGCCGAATGGATACTTACCAACAGGAGGGTGATCATCGATGGCTATAGCGGGGTGCTTTGGGAGCAGGTGCATACCAGCTTAAACGAGGCGTTCCTGAAAGCGGGGGTTTCCGTGCAATGGATCTTTACCAGCGATTACCTGAAGCCGGAAGAGACGATCCGCCGCCTGGTACAGCCCTTCCTTGGCGAAGACAATGCCGTGTGGGGCACCCGCTGTACGCATAAACTGGCTGATTTTTTTGAGCTGGAACAACTGCAACGTGCCGGCGAAAACCCGGATGCCGCCTGTACGATCATCATCGGAACGGGCGCCGCACTCTGCGGATGGGAGGCGCCGCTGATTTACCTGGATGTGCCCAAGAACGAGATCCAGTACCGGATGCGCGCCGGCTCCGTTAACAACCTGGGTGCGGAAGAGCTGGTAGCGCCCGCGCGGATGTACAAGCGTTTTTATTTTGTAGACTGGGTAGTGCTGAATGCGCATAAAAAAGCGATATACAATAACATTACCATACTGGGTGATACGCAGTGGAACGATACGCTTAACTGGGCTTTTGGCACGGTGATACGCAAGGCGCTGGAGCAGCTGACCCGGTCGGTGTTCCGCGTGCGGCCCTGGTTTGAGCCGGGTGCATGGGGCGGACAATGGATGAAGGACCGGATCCCGGGGCTGAATAAGAAGGCCGTGAACTATGCCTGGTCCTTTGAGCTGATCGTTCCGGAGAATGGAATAGTGTTTGAAAGCAGCGGTTTATTACTGGAGCTGTCGTTCGATTTTATCATGTTCCACGATGCAGCTGCAGTACTGGGTCGTCATGCGGATTTTTTTGGCGATGAATTCCCCATCCGGTTTGATTTCCTGGATACCTGGGACGGCGGTAATCTCTCCATCCAATGCCATCCTTCGCTGCCGTATATCCGGCAGCATTTCGGAGAATGGATCACCCAGGATGAAACTTATTATATACTGGATTGCAAGGATGACGCAAAGGTATACCTGGGTTTTCAGGAAGGTGTTGATCCCGAACAGTTCCGCGCGGTACTTGAAAACAGCCAGGAAAATAAAGAGGTGGTTGCAGTGGAGGAGTTTGTACAGGCGCACAAGGCCCACAAGCATGACCTGTTCCTGATCCCCAACGGCACCGTTCACAGTTCCGGTGCTAATAACCTGGTGCTGGAGATCAGTTCCACTCCCTATATCTTTACGTTTAAAATGTACGACTGGCTGCGGCTGGACCTGAACGGTGAACCACGTGCCATTAATATCGGGCATGCCTTTAACAACCTCCGGTTTAACTACCAGGGGGATTATGTAAAAGAGTCCCTGATTTCACACCCAGCCCTGATCAAAAGCGGCAGCGACTGGGAAACGTATCACCTGCCCACGCATCCGCATCATTTTTACGACGTGCACCGGGTAGAGTTCGACTCAACCATTGCCTTCACAACAGCGAATAGTTGTAATATACTGATGCTGGTGGAAGGAACATCGGTAACGGTGACGGTGGCAGGAGAAGACCATGTGTACTACTATGCAGAAACATTTGTGATACCCGCCGCAGCAACTTCATATAGTCTGCGCAATAACGGAGCAACACGTGCAAAACTGGTACGGGTGTTCATTAAAACATCGATCGATCATTTAAAAGAATAA
- a CDS encoding helix-turn-helix domain-containing protein yields the protein MTNTDAMEKKIHEGRNVKRFREMLGIKQDALAADLGDDWNQQKISLLEQKQTIDAALLQQISAALKIPAEAIQNFDEENAVNIISNTFDNCNQPASVFYNSTINPVEQIIKLHEEKIALYERMLKEKDEMMAELKKLIPTK from the coding sequence ATGACAAATACAGATGCTATGGAGAAAAAGATACACGAAGGCCGTAATGTAAAGCGTTTTCGCGAAATGCTGGGCATCAAGCAGGATGCCCTGGCTGCCGATCTGGGCGATGACTGGAACCAGCAAAAAATTTCCCTGCTGGAGCAAAAACAAACCATCGATGCCGCCCTGCTGCAACAGATCTCCGCCGCCCTTAAAATACCCGCCGAAGCCATCCAGAATTTTGACGAAGAAAATGCTGTGAATATTATTTCTAATACATTTGATAACTGTAATCAGCCTGCTTCTGTTTTTTATAATTCAACTATTAATCCAGTAGAACAAATAATAAAACTACACGAGGAAAAAATTGCCTTATATGAACGCATGCTAAAAGAAAAAGATGAAATGATGGCCGAATTAAAAAAACTAATACCAACGAAGTAA
- a CDS encoding nucleoid-associated protein — MTINEIQIFKINLEEEQVEFIDSTTYGNELVEYLKELFGTIIAGSSGRQFLFERETTEVRAQISRINRGEDFVDIAKIIADRLMSVEFDAQQRMIKLGILIQKGILVQAKIEEDGQNKFIICKADHNEFLNEIDYSLSRGLPVKKKAFKAFVCNLYPEDTISDILVYDTNPSDTKYWWKDLLELSMVYSDEDNTERAFAAIDKSVFAKIKKEYPQDYTYLRNSAVRYFRSKNRFEMQDFLDNVVGDYEPCDAGLRVDDLKVKIRDLPTKQRSPFDSQFNIIRDKIKAKFLNTVKLTPEIDLHIKGDFADNTILAEEGLDGQKYVKIKSDEGYRYFKSQQQ; from the coding sequence ATGACTATTAATGAAATTCAAATTTTTAAAATAAACCTTGAAGAAGAACAAGTTGAGTTTATTGACTCAACAACTTATGGGAATGAATTGGTTGAATATCTTAAAGAATTATTTGGAACTATAATTGCAGGCAGTAGCGGGCGACAATTTCTTTTCGAAAGAGAAACGACAGAAGTGCGAGCACAAATATCAAGAATTAATAGGGGAGAAGACTTTGTTGATATTGCAAAAATTATTGCAGATAGGCTTATGTCTGTTGAATTTGACGCTCAACAAAGAATGATCAAATTGGGAATTTTAATTCAAAAGGGAATCTTGGTTCAGGCCAAAATAGAGGAAGATGGGCAAAATAAGTTCATAATTTGCAAAGCAGATCATAATGAGTTTCTAAATGAAATTGACTATAGTTTATCTCGCGGGTTACCCGTAAAGAAAAAGGCATTTAAAGCTTTTGTTTGTAACTTATATCCAGAGGATACAATAAGCGATATATTGGTGTATGATACAAATCCAAGTGACACTAAATATTGGTGGAAAGATCTTTTGGAATTAAGTATGGTGTATTCTGATGAAGATAATACTGAAAGGGCGTTTGCCGCAATTGACAAGTCCGTATTTGCAAAAATTAAAAAAGAATATCCCCAAGATTATACATATTTGAGGAATAGTGCTGTTCGGTATTTTCGTTCTAAGAATCGCTTTGAAATGCAAGATTTTTTAGATAATGTCGTGGGAGACTATGAGCCATGCGACGCCGGACTAAGGGTGGATGATTTGAAGGTCAAGATCAGAGATTTACCTACAAAACAACGTTCCCCGTTTGACAGTCAATTTAATATTATAAGAGATAAAATAAAAGCAAAGTTTCTTAATACGGTTAAACTCACTCCGGAAATAGATCTTCATATTAAAGGAGATTTTGCAGATAATACTATTCTTGCTGAAGAAGGTTTGGACGGACAGAAGTATGTAAAGATTAAATCTGATGAGGGATATCGTTATTTTAAAAGTCAACAACAATGA
- a CDS encoding GH92 family glycosyl hydrolase has product MNPSAFYIRVSLIVLSIFCAGALYAQKDLTRFVDPDIGTAHCRWFHYTPGALPFGMAKPAPATNGSYGNASGWEATGYDSRHTSIEGFPNFHEFQVGGIVFAPTTGPLQTVPGKLETPDSGYRSHFDHKNEISTAGYYSVLLKDYKIRAELTATPRVAFHRYTFPQTTEAHILFDIGNRQGESGPVKDAKVYLTPDGRVEGWVTTLPAYVQKYQPGAAITMFFSAELSKKPSAYGSFNGTMVKAGSAIATGAGAGLYLSFSTKEEEAIVVKAGLSYTSVENARLNLKEEAATVSFDAARTASKKIWNDYLGRIEVEGSRQADLVKFYTGLYHALLGRGLASDVNGAYPRHDGTVGQIPLGTDGKPLHQHYNTDAAWGIYWNLAQLWAIAYPEYYSDFIKSQLLMYKDAGWLADGIANSRYVSGVGTNFVGLVIAAAYRAGIRDFDTRLGYAAALKNELEGRNRPFGAGKTDVDRFRKYGYVNHLDKGEGDGERWQFSVSHTLEYAFSCFAVAQWAKERGDEKNYRELLRLSKAWEKVYDPGLKLVRPRLADGRFVTPFDPSQPWRGFQEGNAWQYTYFVPHDIEALVNKIGTSTFNKRLDSTFEIAQKAVFGGGATIDAFAGIAGIYNHGNQPNLHVSWLFNFSGRPSLTQKWVRAICNEFYGTEPVHGYGFGQDEDQGQLGAWYVLSSIGLFDVKGLTAMQPEMGIGSPLFDRITIHLNPRYYKGTTFTIQALNNTPGNAYIQSLQFNNRPLHRPFLSWDKLTNGGTLVLKMGERPVDQY; this is encoded by the coding sequence ATGAATCCTTCTGCTTTTTATATACGCGTTTCTTTGATCGTTCTCAGCATTTTTTGTGCCGGTGCACTTTACGCACAAAAGGATCTCACCCGTTTTGTAGACCCCGATATCGGCACCGCGCACTGCCGCTGGTTTCACTATACGCCCGGCGCACTGCCGTTTGGTATGGCCAAGCCTGCACCTGCTACCAACGGAAGTTATGGCAACGCCAGCGGATGGGAGGCTACCGGCTACGACAGCCGGCATACCTCTATCGAAGGATTCCCGAATTTTCATGAATTCCAGGTGGGCGGTATCGTGTTTGCACCCACTACAGGGCCGCTGCAAACAGTGCCCGGTAAACTGGAAACGCCGGATAGTGGTTACCGCTCCCACTTTGATCATAAGAATGAGATCAGTACGGCGGGTTATTATTCCGTTTTATTAAAAGATTATAAGATCCGGGCAGAACTGACGGCTACGCCACGGGTGGCCTTTCACCGCTACACGTTTCCGCAAACAACGGAAGCGCACATACTGTTTGACATCGGCAACCGCCAGGGAGAAAGCGGCCCGGTAAAGGATGCAAAGGTATACCTGACACCGGACGGACGTGTGGAAGGATGGGTGACCACACTACCCGCTTATGTACAGAAATACCAGCCCGGTGCGGCAATAACGATGTTCTTCTCTGCGGAGCTGAGCAAAAAGCCTTCAGCCTACGGCAGCTTTAACGGGACTATGGTTAAGGCCGGCAGTGCCATTGCCACAGGAGCAGGGGCGGGGCTTTATCTTTCGTTCTCTACAAAAGAAGAAGAAGCCATTGTCGTTAAGGCGGGACTGTCCTATACCTCTGTAGAAAATGCGCGGCTGAATTTAAAGGAAGAAGCGGCAACGGTTTCCTTTGATGCCGCACGTACTGCATCAAAAAAAATATGGAACGATTACCTGGGAAGGATCGAGGTGGAAGGAAGCAGACAGGCCGACCTTGTTAAGTTTTATACCGGCCTTTATCATGCGTTGCTGGGCAGGGGACTGGCCAGTGATGTGAATGGTGCATATCCGCGTCATGATGGTACTGTGGGACAAATACCCCTGGGCACCGATGGCAAGCCGCTGCACCAGCATTATAATACGGATGCGGCATGGGGTATCTATTGGAACCTGGCACAACTGTGGGCTATTGCTTACCCGGAATATTATTCCGATTTTATAAAAAGTCAGTTGCTGATGTATAAAGACGCCGGCTGGCTGGCGGATGGCATTGCCAACAGCCGCTATGTTTCCGGTGTGGGTACCAATTTTGTAGGTCTGGTGATCGCTGCGGCTTACAGGGCGGGCATCCGTGATTTTGATACTCGCCTGGGTTATGCAGCTGCGCTGAAGAATGAGCTGGAAGGACGTAACCGGCCGTTTGGTGCGGGGAAGACCGACGTGGACCGGTTCCGGAAATATGGCTATGTGAACCACCTGGATAAAGGGGAAGGCGACGGTGAACGCTGGCAGTTCTCCGTATCGCATACACTGGAATATGCCTTTAGTTGTTTTGCCGTGGCGCAGTGGGCAAAGGAGCGGGGAGATGAAAAAAATTACCGTGAGTTGCTGCGTCTGTCGAAGGCCTGGGAAAAAGTGTATGATCCCGGGCTGAAACTGGTACGCCCGCGACTGGCAGACGGACGCTTTGTAACGCCTTTTGACCCCTCACAGCCCTGGCGCGGCTTCCAGGAAGGGAACGCCTGGCAGTATACCTATTTTGTTCCGCACGATATTGAGGCATTGGTGAATAAGATCGGAACATCCACCTTTAATAAAAGACTGGACAGCACTTTTGAAATTGCACAGAAGGCGGTATTTGGCGGCGGTGCAACTATTGATGCCTTTGCCGGTATTGCCGGCATTTACAATCATGGCAATCAGCCCAACCTGCATGTATCGTGGTTGTTCAATTTTTCCGGCCGGCCTTCGCTTACGCAGAAATGGGTGCGTGCCATCTGTAACGAATTTTATGGAACGGAACCGGTACATGGTTATGGCTTTGGCCAGGATGAGGACCAGGGCCAGCTGGGCGCCTGGTATGTACTTTCTTCCATCGGTTTGTTTGATGTAAAAGGTCTTACCGCTATGCAACCGGAAATGGGCATCGGCAGCCCGTTGTTTGATCGTATTACCATTCATCTGAATCCCCGCTACTACAAAGGCACAACATTTACCATACAGGCATTGAACAATACTCCCGGGAATGCATATATACAATCTCTGCAATTTAATAACCGCCCGCTGCATCGCCCTTTTCTTTCCTGGGATAAGCTGACAAACGGCGGAACACTGGTATTAAAAATGGGAGAGAGGCCGGTGGATCAGTACTGA
- a CDS encoding Shedu immune nuclease family protein — MPIDFFKQKNEIILRYIPDIGGDWIDKEFEKGKPVTIKKTFTFNQSDLVDNEEIRNDSAVALHFGPEFVYDFVFATRLKNGYYKVKNGVLIDDIDVFIDENVELAEKYFVTDLKMSIVKIVSGLTTNDFYIGGGHPFAISVEVYEDIIRQFPSYYERIKYTEARVASVLRNYLDEVKDAEKQYTSYLNNKLEVHSSGLVESFKAYEIDKYNRILARLKKILADEDSYSEKQWQSEILEIILLIYPKYILAFREVEIKKQIVGISGSKFLDFLLVDSNGNVDILEIKKPFGNAIMTKAKHRDNHIPLKELSGTVMQIEKYIYYLNRWGMHGEAAITKKYENKLPKGFLIKITNPSGIIIMGREIGLTNDQLQDFEVVKRKYKNIVDIITYDDLLRRLKFVIEQLGNNSI, encoded by the coding sequence ATGCCTATTGATTTTTTTAAGCAGAAGAATGAAATAATTTTACGATATATACCCGACATTGGAGGTGATTGGATCGATAAAGAGTTTGAAAAAGGCAAGCCTGTAACCATTAAGAAGACCTTTACATTTAATCAATCAGATCTTGTCGATAATGAGGAGATTCGAAATGACAGTGCAGTTGCTTTGCACTTTGGACCTGAATTTGTTTACGATTTTGTTTTTGCTACTAGGTTAAAAAACGGATATTATAAAGTAAAAAATGGAGTATTAATAGACGATATTGATGTTTTTATTGATGAAAACGTAGAATTAGCCGAAAAGTATTTTGTTACAGACTTAAAGATGTCTATTGTTAAAATTGTCTCTGGATTGACTACTAATGATTTCTACATTGGAGGTGGACATCCATTTGCTATTTCTGTGGAGGTATATGAGGATATTATTAGACAATTTCCTTCTTATTATGAAAGAATTAAATATACTGAGGCTCGAGTGGCTTCCGTATTGCGAAATTATCTGGATGAAGTAAAAGATGCTGAGAAGCAATATACTAGTTATTTAAATAATAAACTCGAAGTACATTCTAGTGGATTAGTCGAAAGCTTTAAAGCGTATGAGATAGATAAGTATAATCGAATTCTAGCCCGTTTAAAAAAGATTTTAGCTGATGAAGATTCTTATAGTGAGAAACAGTGGCAGTCCGAAATTTTAGAAATTATTTTATTGATTTATCCGAAATATATTTTGGCGTTTCGGGAGGTTGAAATAAAAAAGCAGATTGTAGGAATATCAGGTAGTAAATTTTTAGATTTTCTTTTAGTTGACAGTAATGGTAATGTAGATATTTTGGAAATCAAGAAGCCATTTGGTAATGCAATAATGACCAAGGCAAAACATAGAGATAATCATATTCCTCTTAAAGAATTATCTGGCACAGTTATGCAAATTGAAAAGTATATATATTATCTTAATCGATGGGGAATGCATGGTGAAGCAGCGATAACGAAAAAGTATGAAAATAAGCTGCCTAAAGGGTTTTTAATAAAAATTACCAATCCGAGCGGAATTATTATAATGGGAAGAGAAATTGGATTGACAAATGATCAGCTTCAAGATTTTGAGGTTGTTAAAAGGAAATATAAGAACATTGTAGATATTATTACCTACGATGATTTACTAAGAAGGCTCAAGTTTGTAATTGAACAGTTAGGAAATAATTCTATTTGA
- a CDS encoding DUF5131 family protein — MAQSSIEWTEMTWNPTTGCTKISAGCKYCYAEVMSKRLQAMGVEKYKDNFKVRTHEDALRIPYTWKHSKVVFVNSMSDLFHKDIPLEFIQKVFDVMNDNPQHVFQVLTKRAERLFELHKKLKWTHNIWMGVSVENEKVVDRIDFLRKTNARIKFLSCEPLIGPLPKLNLKKIDWVIVGGESGHKPRPMDPDWVLDIQEQCQKAKVAFFFKQWGGKNKKAAGRLLNGKTYDEMPEIELQRSV, encoded by the coding sequence ATGGCACAATCAAGTATCGAGTGGACAGAAATGACTTGGAATCCTACTACAGGATGTACCAAGATATCGGCAGGATGTAAATATTGCTACGCGGAAGTAATGTCGAAACGTTTGCAGGCTATGGGGGTAGAAAAATATAAAGACAATTTTAAAGTGCGAACGCATGAGGATGCCTTGCGCATACCTTATACATGGAAACACTCGAAAGTAGTATTTGTAAATTCGATGAGTGATTTATTTCATAAAGATATACCTCTTGAATTTATACAGAAAGTATTTGATGTAATGAATGATAATCCTCAGCACGTATTTCAAGTACTGACTAAAAGGGCTGAGCGTTTGTTTGAATTGCACAAGAAATTAAAGTGGACACACAATATTTGGATGGGTGTTTCTGTGGAGAATGAAAAAGTAGTTGATCGAATAGATTTTTTAAGAAAAACAAATGCGCGCATCAAGTTCTTATCCTGTGAGCCGTTGATTGGCCCATTGCCTAAGTTAAATCTCAAAAAAATTGATTGGGTAATTGTAGGTGGTGAAAGTGGTCATAAACCACGGCCAATGGATCCCGATTGGGTTTTAGACATTCAGGAACAATGCCAAAAAGCCAAAGTAGCATTCTTTTTTAAGCAATGGGGTGGGAAAAATAAAAAGGCAGCGGGACGCCTTTTGAATGGGAAAACCTATGATGAGATGCCTGAAATTGAGCTGCAAAGAAGTGTTTAA
- the tcmP gene encoding three-Cys-motif partner protein TcmP, which translates to MNNFGGDWTENKIEILVEYAGAYLNIMNIHAKKYGWKLLYFDGFAGSGFIKKGKLEDQKLIIGAARRILEIEDPRSFDMFYFVEKESENAELLKANTKDQFPDKNIRIVTTDCNKKIKALSNFLSSPQGHNYKVLAYIDPCGMQLNWESLVALQKLSVDVWILIPTGMGVNRLLKKDSNISDAWVSKLEIFLGMNKQEILNSFYKESVTMTLFGEEVKTTKEENAVEKSAELYKSRLGSLFKYVSEPYILKNRSNSTMFHFLMASNNRTAVKIANEIIQKYNRKN; encoded by the coding sequence ATGAATAATTTTGGAGGTGACTGGACCGAAAATAAAATTGAGATTTTAGTAGAGTATGCCGGAGCTTACTTGAATATAATGAATATTCATGCAAAGAAGTATGGATGGAAGCTTTTGTATTTTGATGGGTTTGCAGGATCTGGATTTATAAAAAAGGGAAAACTGGAAGACCAAAAGTTAATTATTGGTGCAGCGAGAAGGATTTTGGAAATCGAAGACCCACGCTCTTTTGATATGTTTTACTTTGTAGAAAAAGAAAGCGAAAATGCGGAGCTTTTGAAGGCAAATACAAAAGATCAATTCCCTGATAAAAATATAAGAATTGTAACAACAGATTGTAACAAAAAAATTAAAGCACTTAGTAATTTTCTATCTAGTCCTCAAGGACACAATTATAAGGTCTTGGCATACATAGATCCCTGCGGAATGCAATTAAATTGGGAATCTCTTGTAGCGCTACAGAAACTATCAGTTGATGTATGGATATTGATTCCTACAGGAATGGGTGTGAATAGGCTGTTGAAAAAAGATTCAAATATTTCAGATGCGTGGGTTTCTAAACTAGAGATTTTTTTAGGAATGAATAAACAAGAAATTTTGAACAGTTTTTATAAAGAATCAGTAACTATGACGCTTTTCGGTGAAGAGGTTAAGACAACTAAGGAGGAAAATGCAGTTGAAAAATCGGCTGAATTGTACAAAAGCAGATTAGGTTCACTTTTCAAATATGTTTCAGAACCTTATATTTTAAAAAATAGAAGTAATTCTACGATGTTTCATTTTTTGATGGCGTCAAATAATAGAACCGCAGTTAAAATTGCAAACGAGATCATTCAGAAATATAATAGAAAAAATTAG
- a CDS encoding sugar porter family MFS transporter — translation MPGHTKKYSILIITLVASLGGFLFGFDMAVVSGVLPFIQKQFSLSPVEEGWFVSVALIGCIAGVAVSGELSDRTGRKNPLFIAALLFFLSAVGCAFLPSLKGILVSRFLGGVGIGLASNVVPLYISEIAPAHKRGRLVTFYQFALTLGILAAYLSNAGLVSYAAAHPPVGQGGWLELIFRQEVWRGMLGLGVIPALLFLFGLVLVPESPRWLIQQGRTAEGHAIMEGITTGSNWEPLQQEAQPASGTGSYKALFSPRWRKALLLGIALPLFSQFSGINAIIYYGPSILSNAGVSLSNAFLSQVIFGFANMIFTLIAIWKVDSAGRRPLYLWGTAGATLTLFLTGLCFATGATTTVWLLICVLAFLACFAFSIGPLKFVIASEIFPGKIRGRAMALSIMVMWIADTIVGQLTPILLKQIGTAGTFWIFALFGIIAFITVYKLLPETKGKSLEQIESEWNNDLPVSDTKPIRS, via the coding sequence ATGCCGGGCCATACAAAAAAATATTCTATTCTTATCATTACGCTGGTAGCTTCCCTGGGCGGTTTTCTTTTCGGGTTTGATATGGCCGTGGTATCCGGCGTGCTGCCTTTTATTCAAAAACAATTTTCGCTTTCACCGGTAGAGGAAGGCTGGTTTGTTTCCGTTGCGCTGATCGGTTGTATAGCAGGGGTTGCTGTTTCCGGTGAGCTGAGTGACCGTACCGGAAGAAAGAACCCGTTATTCATTGCAGCGCTGCTGTTCTTTTTATCCGCGGTGGGCTGTGCGTTCTTACCCTCACTCAAAGGCATCCTTGTTTCGCGTTTTCTCGGAGGCGTGGGTATCGGCCTCGCATCAAACGTAGTGCCGCTCTATATTTCAGAGATCGCCCCGGCCCACAAACGCGGAAGACTGGTAACGTTTTACCAGTTTGCGCTAACGCTGGGCATCCTGGCCGCCTACCTCAGCAATGCAGGACTGGTCAGCTATGCAGCCGCACATCCGCCTGTAGGACAGGGAGGCTGGCTGGAGCTGATTTTCCGGCAGGAAGTATGGCGGGGCATGCTGGGCCTGGGCGTTATACCGGCCTTATTGTTCCTCTTTGGATTGGTCCTGGTGCCGGAAAGTCCGCGCTGGCTGATACAACAGGGGCGCACCGCGGAAGGCCATGCTATTATGGAAGGCATTACCACCGGCAGTAACTGGGAGCCACTGCAACAGGAAGCGCAGCCGGCTTCCGGCACCGGGTCCTACAAAGCGCTTTTTTCGCCGCGCTGGCGAAAGGCCTTACTGCTGGGCATTGCACTTCCGTTGTTCTCACAATTCAGCGGTATCAATGCCATCATTTATTATGGCCCCAGCATCCTCAGCAATGCCGGTGTATCTTTAAGCAATGCTTTCTTAAGCCAGGTGATCTTTGGCTTTGCCAATATGATCTTTACCCTTATTGCAATATGGAAGGTGGACAGCGCAGGCCGCCGGCCATTGTACCTTTGGGGAACAGCGGGGGCCACGCTTACACTGTTCCTTACCGGACTTTGTTTTGCAACCGGGGCTACCACCACTGTCTGGCTGCTGATCTGTGTGCTGGCCTTCCTTGCCTGCTTTGCGTTCTCCATCGGGCCGCTCAAATTTGTCATTGCTTCAGAAATATTTCCCGGTAAGATCCGCGGCCGGGCCATGGCGCTCAGCATTATGGTAATGTGGATCGCGGATACTATTGTAGGACAACTGACCCCGATCCTTTTAAAACAGATTGGCACTGCGGGCACGTTCTGGATCTTTGCATTGTTTGGGATCATTGCGTTTATCACTGTATATAAATTGCTTCCGGAAACAAAGGGCAAATCGCTGGAACAGATCGAAAGCGAATGGAATAATGACCTGCCCGTTTCTGACACCAAACCCATCAGGTCATGA